A genome region from Neoarius graeffei isolate fNeoGra1 chromosome 21, fNeoGra1.pri, whole genome shotgun sequence includes the following:
- the LOC132869579 gene encoding forkhead box protein M1-like isoform X1 codes for MNMMRKSPRRPIILKRRKLPFQKNEADKPQSKSATAPGAQSFPDGICIMDHPTTPDTQVVVIPKTADLQSVINVLTAKGKEHGPQGPNKFILLSGSNGSEGGVETIGRAASERENNLRPAACVAGDAKPLLTSRLKNEEDCSVLDNSPTNIQWLGRMSTHAAGAEPVKNDSNKENVEGCVPLQEHADGEVSAVKGPLFERPPYSYMAMIQFAINSKTNKKMTLKDIYNWIEDHFPYFRNVAKPGWKNSIRHNLSLHDMFIRESTSDGKISYWTIKPEANRCLTLDQVYKPVIDPGAPAYPQTMQVCYQQQQKQVLPDPKKATPCTTERKMKPLLPRTDSYLVPIQLPLTPSLFLPSTAAAFSLSAPQQSTSASRTGYKRLCIAPKVLKSESSSVMMSTPVPEVKEESTCVPISGESCSSKRNETSSSRRKQRLVPPSTEEPVLLFPDSTFLDSGVASDSSVFQEVEIESEPWCDLQLENETSKTPIKGSHPASSTPSRVLEPWRVTPLGKGSRSMLDFSPIRTPQQHEHSGLSFSSTPFKELPLFNSPRELLTSCSRELQTGSPNRSLTEGLVLDTMNDSLSKILVDISFSGLEDEDMEIANLSWSQFIPELK; via the exons ATGAACATGATGAGGAAGAGTCCCAGAAGACCCATAATCCTCAAGAGGAGGAAACTTCCATTTCAGAAAAATGAAGCTGACAAGCCACAGAGCAAATCTGCGACGGCGCCAGGAGCGCAGTCCTTTCCAGATGGCATTTGCATCATGGACCATCCTACAACACCGGACACGCAAGTCGTGGTGATCCCAAAAACTGCCGATCTTCAGAGTGTCATCAATGTGCTAACTGCCAAAGGGAAGGAACACGGCCCACAGGGGCCAAACAAGTTTATCTTGCTGAGCGGAAGCAACGGATCGGAAGGTGGAGTCGAAACAATTGGGCGTGCCGCATCAGAGCGTGAAAACAACCTCCGACCTGCTGCATGTGTAGCTGGAGATGCCAAACCTCTCCTGACCAGCAGAT TGAAAAATGAAGAAGACTGCAGTGTGTTAGATAACAGCCCGACAAACATCCAGTGGTTGGGGAGAATGAGCACACACGCTGCTGGTGCTGAGCCAGTAAAGAATGATTCCAACAAAGAGAATGTAGAGGGCTGTGTACCGCTCCAGGAG CACGCAGACGGAGAGGTGAGTGCAGTTAAGGGCCCTTTGTTCGAAAGACCACCTTATTCCTACATGGCCATGATCCAGTTTGCGATCAACAGCAAGACGAATAAGAAAATGACCCTGAAGGATATCTATAACTGGATAGAGGACCATTTCCCCTACTTCCGAAATGTAGCTAAACCGGGTTGGAAG AACTCTATTCGTCATAACCTCTCCTTGCACGATATGTTCATCCGAGAGAGCACATCAGACGGCAAGATCTCCTACTGGACCATTAAGCCTGAGGCAAACCGCTGTCTCACTTTAGACCAGGTGTACAAG CCTGTGATTGATCCCGGGGCCCCCGCTTACCCACAAACCATGCAAGTCTGTTACCAACAA CAACAGAAGCAAGTTCTGCCTGATCCTAAGAAAGCTACACCTTGCACTACAG AGAGGAAAATGAAGCCTCTCCTGCCTCGGACGGACTCGTACCTCGTGCCCATTCAGCTTCCTCTGACTCCTTCGCTCTTTCTACCCTCCACAGCAGCAGCATTCTCTCTGTCTGCCCCTCAGCAGAGTACCAGTGCCTCCAGAACGGGATACAAGAGGCTTTGCATCGCTCCCAAG gTCCTGAAGAGTGAGTCGAGCTCCGTCATGATGTCTACCCCAGTCCCTGAAGTGAAGGAAGAGAGCACGTGCGTCCCCATCAGTGGAGAATCCTGCAGCAGCAAGCGGAACGAAACGAGCAGCTCGCGTCGTAAACAGCGTCTCGTCCCACCTTCCACCGAGGAGCCCGTCTTGCTCTTCCCAGACAGCACTTTCTTGGATTCTGGTGTGGCCTCGGATAGCTCTGTCTTCCAGGAAGTGGAGATCGAATCAGAACCCTGGTGTGACCTGCAGCTGGAAAATGAAACTTCAAAAACGCCCATTAAAGGGAGCCACCCGGCTTCATCCACACCCAGCAGGGTGCTGGAGCCATGGAGGGTCACGCCGCTGGGCAAAGGGAGCCGCAGCATGCTGGATTTCAGCCCGATCCGTACACCTCAGCAGCATGAACACAGCGGTTTGAGCTTCAGCAGCACACCCTTCAAAGAACTGCCTCTGTTCAATTCACCCCGTGAGCTGCTCACTTCCTGTTCCCGTGAGCTGCAGACCGGCTCTCCTAACCGCTCACTCACCGAGGGCCTCGTACTGGACACCATGAACGACAGCCTGAGTAAAATCTTAGTGGACATCAGCTTCTCAGGTCTGGAGGATGAAGATATGGAAATTGCTAACCTCAGCTGGTCCCAGTTTATTCCTGAGCTGAAATAA
- the LOC132869579 gene encoding forkhead box protein M1-like isoform X2, which yields MNMMRKSPRRPIILKRRKLPFQKNEADKPQSKSATAPGAQSFPDGICIMDHPTTPDTQVVVIPKTADLQSVINVLTAKGKEHGPQGPNKFILLSGSNGSEGGVETIGRAASERENNLRPAACVAGDAKPLLTSRLKNEEDCSVLDNSPTNIQWLGRMSTHAAGAEPVKNDSNKENVEGCVPLQEHADGEVSAVKGPLFERPPYSYMAMIQFAINSKTNKKMTLKDIYNWIEDHFPYFRNVAKPGWKNSIRHNLSLHDMFIRESTSDGKISYWTIKPEANRCLTLDQVYKPVIDPGAPAYPQTMQVCYQQQQKQVLPDPKKATPCTTAAAFSLSAPQQSTSASRTGYKRLCIAPKVLKSESSSVMMSTPVPEVKEESTCVPISGESCSSKRNETSSSRRKQRLVPPSTEEPVLLFPDSTFLDSGVASDSSVFQEVEIESEPWCDLQLENETSKTPIKGSHPASSTPSRVLEPWRVTPLGKGSRSMLDFSPIRTPQQHEHSGLSFSSTPFKELPLFNSPRELLTSCSRELQTGSPNRSLTEGLVLDTMNDSLSKILVDISFSGLEDEDMEIANLSWSQFIPELK from the exons ATGAACATGATGAGGAAGAGTCCCAGAAGACCCATAATCCTCAAGAGGAGGAAACTTCCATTTCAGAAAAATGAAGCTGACAAGCCACAGAGCAAATCTGCGACGGCGCCAGGAGCGCAGTCCTTTCCAGATGGCATTTGCATCATGGACCATCCTACAACACCGGACACGCAAGTCGTGGTGATCCCAAAAACTGCCGATCTTCAGAGTGTCATCAATGTGCTAACTGCCAAAGGGAAGGAACACGGCCCACAGGGGCCAAACAAGTTTATCTTGCTGAGCGGAAGCAACGGATCGGAAGGTGGAGTCGAAACAATTGGGCGTGCCGCATCAGAGCGTGAAAACAACCTCCGACCTGCTGCATGTGTAGCTGGAGATGCCAAACCTCTCCTGACCAGCAGAT TGAAAAATGAAGAAGACTGCAGTGTGTTAGATAACAGCCCGACAAACATCCAGTGGTTGGGGAGAATGAGCACACACGCTGCTGGTGCTGAGCCAGTAAAGAATGATTCCAACAAAGAGAATGTAGAGGGCTGTGTACCGCTCCAGGAG CACGCAGACGGAGAGGTGAGTGCAGTTAAGGGCCCTTTGTTCGAAAGACCACCTTATTCCTACATGGCCATGATCCAGTTTGCGATCAACAGCAAGACGAATAAGAAAATGACCCTGAAGGATATCTATAACTGGATAGAGGACCATTTCCCCTACTTCCGAAATGTAGCTAAACCGGGTTGGAAG AACTCTATTCGTCATAACCTCTCCTTGCACGATATGTTCATCCGAGAGAGCACATCAGACGGCAAGATCTCCTACTGGACCATTAAGCCTGAGGCAAACCGCTGTCTCACTTTAGACCAGGTGTACAAG CCTGTGATTGATCCCGGGGCCCCCGCTTACCCACAAACCATGCAAGTCTGTTACCAACAA CAACAGAAGCAAGTTCTGCCTGATCCTAAGAAAGCTACACCTTGCACTACAG CAGCAGCATTCTCTCTGTCTGCCCCTCAGCAGAGTACCAGTGCCTCCAGAACGGGATACAAGAGGCTTTGCATCGCTCCCAAG gTCCTGAAGAGTGAGTCGAGCTCCGTCATGATGTCTACCCCAGTCCCTGAAGTGAAGGAAGAGAGCACGTGCGTCCCCATCAGTGGAGAATCCTGCAGCAGCAAGCGGAACGAAACGAGCAGCTCGCGTCGTAAACAGCGTCTCGTCCCACCTTCCACCGAGGAGCCCGTCTTGCTCTTCCCAGACAGCACTTTCTTGGATTCTGGTGTGGCCTCGGATAGCTCTGTCTTCCAGGAAGTGGAGATCGAATCAGAACCCTGGTGTGACCTGCAGCTGGAAAATGAAACTTCAAAAACGCCCATTAAAGGGAGCCACCCGGCTTCATCCACACCCAGCAGGGTGCTGGAGCCATGGAGGGTCACGCCGCTGGGCAAAGGGAGCCGCAGCATGCTGGATTTCAGCCCGATCCGTACACCTCAGCAGCATGAACACAGCGGTTTGAGCTTCAGCAGCACACCCTTCAAAGAACTGCCTCTGTTCAATTCACCCCGTGAGCTGCTCACTTCCTGTTCCCGTGAGCTGCAGACCGGCTCTCCTAACCGCTCACTCACCGAGGGCCTCGTACTGGACACCATGAACGACAGCCTGAGTAAAATCTTAGTGGACATCAGCTTCTCAGGTCTGGAGGATGAAGATATGGAAATTGCTAACCTCAGCTGGTCCCAGTTTATTCCTGAGCTGAAATAA